CGAGCAACTCCGGGCATATCCCTTTCTCATCCTCGCGGGCATGAACCCGACAGAGAGACGGGGAACTGACCCTGGAGATCACGGCGCCGACGATTGGACTGGAATGGTGATCGCCGATTTCTGGAAGCACCCGCCGTCTCTACCGGAATCTATTCACGAGAACAACACGGCGATTTTTAACTTTATCACCGGGGAATATCTTGAAGACCAGGCCAGATACTATAGAAAAGCAAACAGTCGCCATGAAAACAGGGATGAAACCCTCGAAAAAGTGGGGATCGGCCTATTTATCATTACCATGCTCGCCTCTGCACTCCACGCCCTGGGAGTTGGTCACAGTTCGGCGGCCCATGATGCAGTGCTCCAGATTCCGGCGCTTCTCACATTCTTTGCCATTTTGCTTCCCGCATCTGGAGGTGCTCTGGCAACAATACAGGTACAGAGAGAGTATCGCAAAAACGCCCTTCGTTATGACGCTATCGCCAGACAACTCACCATACTGATCAGACGGATGAGAGCAAGTCAGACGCTGGAGACCTCCAGAGAGATCCTTGGGGAAGCCTATGCCCTTATCACCAGCGAGAATCAGGACTGGAGGATAACATTGATTGTCAGGCAACTTCATCCTGCTTAAATCTCACCGTTGGCTCTCTGAGAACAGATCTTGCCCATCCTTTCCCTGTTGCCGAGGGAACGCTAAATTTCTGGCTCCGTAGAATCCCTCATAGATGGATCGGTGTATCCCTTATCCCATGGGGAGATACGTAGATCCACCGCCTTCCTCACAATCTAACCGGGGGACTACGCCCCCGGGCCCCCGCTCAGGATTGGACCTTGAATGGGTAAATCCTGCATTTTGAAGAGGAGACTGCCCTCCACCCCCTATCCTAATGGCAGGGGGACCGGGGGGCGGCAGCCCCCCGGCAGAGGCACTCCAAAACAGGATTTCTACAGAGCCAGATTTCTTCCTTTTCCTTCACTCCGATCGAAAGCCGCGGAGACGGCATGTTGCTCGGTGCAATCTCACGTGCTGTCTCCATGCCTACCCTCGACAGCAATATCATGAAAATCGCACTCTCACCATATCAGAGGTCGTCGATTTATCGACAGCATATTGGTAGTCCCTAAAGTAGGTGCAGAACAATGTTAGGGATTTTTCACGGCCCAGGATACACGGAAAAAAGAAGAGGGTGCAGGTCAATCAGGGACCTGGAGGGAAGGTTCGATCTGGCGCTGCATCAGGGCGGCAAAGCCGACCCCGCCAATGAGGTCGAAGACACCGAAGAGGAGGACGTGCAGGCCGTCGATGCCCGCGGCGGCCATGCCCGGGAGGCCGATGCCGCCGATATTCATCGAGAGGACGATCAGCAGGACCTGGGTGACCGCCGCACCGGTGACAAGGTGGAGGACGCTGGATGGGATGTCGCACCGCATGAGTACGTGTGGGTCGACCAGCGTCATCAATTTTTGCAAATGAACATCTCGCACGTTTTTTGATATTGCATTCAAATTTGTAATACACGAGCAATTTCGTCTTTTTTACACGACGATAAAGAGACATGACAGATTGACTGACCCTTCAGCGGGAGGAATAGTGTGAAAAAAAGCATGGGGACTGCACCGGGCAAGCGTTTCAGGCCAGTCTATTTAATAATAATATTTATATAATATTGTGATTATTAACAGGACGAAGAACAGGAGGGGGGAAGGAGATGACAAAGCAGAGCGTAAAAGTGCGCCGCCTTGGCGTGATGTCCGTTGCATTCTTTTTTGCAATTCTGAGTGCCCTGTATGGCCTTGTCGCGGGAATCGTCGCTGTCACGATGGCCATATCTGGAACTGATCTGGGGATCATCGCCGCGATTACTGCGGGGATCGGAGGGATTCTCCTCACCATCGTGCTCTGGGCGATCGGCGGATTCATCGGCGGCGCGATTGCGGCGGTGATCTATAACTTCGTCTTCGCCGCGTCCGGAGGCATCCAGGTCGACCTCGACGTGGAGTCCTGAACTGGAAACCTGATCTTCTTTTTCTTTACCCTTCAGGTCCAAAGAACCGGATCTCTTCCCGTGGATAGAGAGCGGGGCTGGTCCCTCCCTCGAACACATATTCATCGAAAAAAGGGAGGGAGAAACATCAGTTATGCCATGCTCTGCGTGATGATGCCGTCCATCTCTGCGATGATCCCGGCGAGCGCCTCAGGGACCACACCGCCGACGGCCCGGACCGTCTTCCCCCCGGCTGTCACCTCATAGGAGAAGAGGTCGTACCCCTGCTGTGCGGGGGCGTACTTGTCCTGGAGGGAGAGGAAGGCCTCGGAGGTCGTCATCGATTGTATCCTCTGGAGATCGTCGGCTTCGAGAGCGACCTCGGAGAGGTCGCCGTGGCGGGAGACCTCTGCGGTCCCGTTCTCGTACACGACGACGGTGTCGTTGAACCCTGCAAACCCGCCTGTCCTGTGATATTCGACCACGACAGGGGACGACGTGTCGGCCGAGGTGCACCCGGCCGTCCCGGCGAGGGCGAGGATACAGCCGAGAAAAAGGAGAGTCAGGATCTTTTTCATGATAGGAGATGGACCTCTGTCGGCATAACTCTCTCGAACACTGCGAATATTTTCGAAGTCTCGCCTGTTCAGCGGGCCCGGACGAACGTCCCCTCCCTGTACTCGCGGAACGCCTCCTCAAGTTCCTCATTGGTATTCATCACGATCGAGCCCGACCCGGCGATCGGTTCGCGGATGGGCCTGCCCGAGAAGAACAGGAAATGCAGGGAAGAGAGAGGAGAACCGATCGTGCCCTCGTCACCGTCACCGAAGAGGGCGCACTGGTATTCCCTGAGGTCCAGGGCCCCGAAACGACCCGACCCCCCGATGACATAGGCATAGACAGTGTGCCCAAGCCTCACGCCGTGGACGAAGACTGCACCCGGTGCCATCGTGACGTCGAAGACGTCGGGTTCAGCGACGATCTCCCGGACAGGGCCGTCGACCCCCTCCCGCCACCCCGCGATCACCCTGACCTCGCTCCGTCCCCATCGCGGACCACCGTGATCTTCCGACCTGATCTCCGGGTAGCGCGGCTCCATCATCCTGTGCGAGCGGGGCAGGTTCACCCGGAACTGGAAGCCACCCATCTTTCCGCCGACAGGTTTGGGCATTTCCGGGTAGACGAACCCCACCCCTGCGGTCATCCACTGCACGTCTCCCGCACCGATGGTCCCGGCATTGCCGATGCGGTCTGTCACCGTGCTCCACCCACCCGTCGAGCATGATGGTGACCATCTCGATGCCACTGTGCGGGTGCCAGGGAAAACCGTTAAGATAGTCCTCCAGATGGTCGGACCTGAAGCCGTCGAGCATCAGGAAGGGATCGAAGAGCGGCACCTCCCGGTGGCCGAAGACCCGCTGCAGCCTCACCGACACCCTCCACTATCTCCCGCGCCTCGAAGGCCCGGGCGACCCCCGTATCTGTGGCATGCGAACGGAGAGGCGACGTCGGCCTATAGGATCTACCCCGGACAAAAAAAGGTCGAGAATAAATCAGGAGATATGGATGACCTCGACCGGGCACCCCTCCGCGGCCTCCCGCACGCAGTCTTCCAGTTCTTCGGGCGCCTCTCCCTCCGCAGGATCCCCTCCGGCCCTGTATTCTCCGACGATCTGGCTCAGCGTGTCGTCAGGGCTCTCCTCAAACACATCAGGACAGGTCTCCCAGCACAGGGCACACCCCGTGCAGTCCTCGCGGTCAATAGTGATCCGTACCATGGTCCTTCCTCCTTCGTAGACACCCAAGATACACCGATCTCATATAATCCTTCGGTCTCCGGAGTGCAGGGCGGTCGGCCGGATCCGGCAGGGCCACGCGGAGATCCCGAACGCCCGTACTCTTCACGCGCGGATGCGATATCTTCAACGGGTCCGGCACATCACCCCCCCATGAACGGCCTCATGAACCCCTTCCGGGACGGACATCACTATATGGAAACCTGGTTCGGACTCCCGTTTTCGGTGGAGAATGGTGCTCCTCTGGTGGGCCCTTCTCCTTGCCATCGGCTGGCTGGTGTACCGCGACGCCGAGCAGAGGGGAATGAACGGCCTGCTCTGGTTCATCCTGATCATCCTCCCCTCTGTCGGGACCATCTTTCTCATCCTCTACGTCCTCGTGAGGGAAACGTCTGACCGGAGTCAGGTCTCAGAGAGGGACCGTGCGCTCGATATGCTCAAGGAGAGAGATATACAATGGGGGAGATATCGGAGGAGGAATACAGACGGAGAAAAAAGGAACTGGAAAGATAAAGGTGTCCCGGAACACCGGGAGACATCTACCACCGGAACTTCTCCTGCTTTCTGGCCATCTCGTCGAAGGGGAGGAGGGCGTACCCGTGCACCTTCCCGAAATCGTCCAGTTCGATCTCCAGGTACAACTGAAGATCGCCGTGCTCCATCACCACCGTCGCCGGGTCTCCTCCTTTCTGCACAAAGCCCCAGTCTCCAAGATCTCCTGCGATGTCGGCAAAAGGTTTGCCGCCATGAGCATCAAAGAGCGCTTCCACTTTCTCCATCATCTCGACCCTGAAGTCCTGGCCGACCATCTGCGGACCGATCATTGTCACCGTCTCCTGCATGAAATGTCACCACGAATATAAAAATATGAACATACGCAGGCACATCGGCAGCCAGACAGAATTATGCCCATATTCAATGAGATAAGAGGACTTTATCACCCAACAGACAGTCAGGAAAGGGCCACCTGACGCCCGGAGCAGGAACTGCGAGGGGAACATTAAAGTGCATATCCTGGACCTGAACCGGGCATAGCGGACCAGACACAGAAACAATAATGATATTCTTTTGTTTTCCCCGTGGACACTCCCCAGAATCGGCATATATCTACCTCAATCCCGCAGAGGTTTGAGATTTCAATCATACTATCGGGAGCATAACAGGCCGGATGGATAAAATATAAATATAATCATCGTGTAGTGACGATACGACCGAACCACGGGGGGACGGTTTTCGTTCAGATTCAATCGTCAGGTATCTTCTCTGACCTGTCACACGGCAGACATGCGTGACTCCGGGGTCTAAAAGAGTTACGGCCCAGGGCACTGCGACAGGATGGATCCTGAACAGACGACAGAGGGGATCGTATCTCTGGATTATCCGTCAGAACCCCCGAAGAGCGACCCGGCGACCCGCCCCCGCAGGGCACCGCTCTTGTGCATTCGGTCACAGCCTCACCCCATCTATAGACCACCCTGAGGAGGGACCATCCATGAAAATACTCCAGATCGTTCCCTACTGTCTCCCCTATCATGGCGGGCAGGAGCGCTATGTCTACAACCTCAGCAAATATCTTGTCAGGCACGGCCATGACGTCGAGATCATCACCTCGAACTATCCATACAGCCAGAAGTGCGAGACCTCAGAAGGCATCAGAATAACCCGGCACCGCTGTCTCGCCCGCCCCATGAGAAACCCCCTCACCCCCGCGTTCATGACCCTGACGCGGGAGAGCAGGGAGTGCGACATCGTCCATACCCATAACGAACACAGCACCGCCGCCATGGCGGCTGCGTTTCTCAGGAACGGCAGGTGCGCCCCTCTCATCCTGACCTGCCACGGCCAGTTGATCTTCGGCGACAATTTCAGGGACACCCTGGAAAAGGTCTACAGCAAGACCATCGGCAGGGGCATTTTTTCCCGTGTGGACAGGATCGCCGTGAACTCCACGGACGACAGGGACTATGTCCTCTCCATCAACGCCTCCGTCTCGGACAAGATCGATATCCTCCACAACGCCATCGACCCCGAATTTTTCGACAGCGTCAGGGGCGCAAACGGGATCTTCGACCTCAGCGGCAGGACCAACCTCCTCTATGTCGGCAGGTTGATCCGGAGAAAGGGCCTGGAATGGTTGATCAGAGCGATGGCCATCATCAAGCAGTCGGGCAATGGCCGGGACGTCAGGTGCATCCTGGTCGGCGAGGGGGAGGACAGGGAATACTTCGAGCGCCTGATCAGGGAGCAGGGAGTCGAAGGGTCGGTGGTGCTGGCAGGCGACGTCGGTCTCGACGAACTCGTATACCTGTATCGGCACGCCGACCTCTTTGTCCTCCCATCACTCTCCGAAGTCTGCCCGACCGTCGTGCTGGAGGCGATGTACTTCGGCATGCCTGTCGTCACGACCGACATTCCCGGGGTTAGGGACCACTTCGCGGGATCTGCTCTCCTTGTGCCGCCGAAAGACGAGGCATCGCTCGCGCGCGCGATCTTGAGCGTCATCGACGATAAGAACCTGACGGCCAGACTCGCCCGGGCAGGACAGGACCTGGTCACCGGGAAATATGTCTGGAGCCGGGTCTCGAAGGCCTACGAGTCGATATACCGCTCGATGGGGGCGTGAAGATGCGGGTGGGACTGTTTACGACCGATTTCCCCTATAAAAAACCCTTTGTGGACGAGGTCCCCGAAGGCGGTGCCTATGTCAGGAGCGGCGTCGGCGAGGTCGTCTATCACCTTGCCCTGGAACTGGAGAAACTCGGCCATGAGATCGGGATCTTCACGACCTCGGCCGACAGAGACGACCACACCGAGGAGACGGGCGGGATTACGGTTTTCCGGTACGGGAAAGACCTGAAACTTGCGGAGACCGAGATCTCCCTGAAGTACCTGCGGGGGCGGGACACCCCGTCCCTCGACGTCATCCACCTCCACGCCGGGTCGCCGCCTGCCACCCTTGCGGCACTCGGCCATCTCAGAAAAAACCGGACGCCCTTTGTCGTCACCCATCACCTCGACCCCGACATGGGGTCGGGAAACCTCCTCAGGCGGGCATTGCTGTACGGCTATTCAGGATATTACCTGAGACAGTCTTTTGCAAAGAGCGACCGGATCATCGCCCTGTCGCAGGAGGTCGTCGCCTCGTCCCCGCACCTCCGGCCTTTCCGGGATCGGATCAGCGTCATCCCGAATGGGATCGATATCGCCGAACTGGAGACGCCCCTCGCGAAAAAAGAGTGCAGGAACAGGTTAGGACTCCCGGACGAGGGAACGATCGTCCTCTTCCTCGGGAACCTCGTGCCCCGGAAAGGGCCGCACGTCCTCCTCACGTCGATGCAGACCGTCCTCAGGGAGGCGCCCGACACCACCCTCGTCCTTGCCGGGACGATCACGCCCTTCGGGGAGGGCCTCAGGGAAGAGGCGCGGGCCCTCTCCCTGGAGAAGAACGTCGTCTTCACCGGGACCGTGGGGGAGGAAACGAAAAAGATGCTGTACCATGCCGCGGACATCTTTGCCCTCCCCTCCTTCGGGGAGGCGTACCCCCTCACCATCCTGGAGGCGGCCGCGTGCGGACTGCCGGCGGTGGTGAGCGGGCTTGCAGTCTTCAGGGCCCAGGTCCGCGACGGCGAGAACGGACTCTTCAGCAGGACTGGCGATCCTGGGGACCTCGGCGCAAAAATTCTCCGCCTGATCGCTGCGAGGGAGGAGAGGGAGAGAATGGGCAGGAATGCACGGTCTGCCGTGCAGAACCTGAACTGGGACAGGATCGCCGCGGCACACCAGGCAGTCTACGAGGAGGTGCTCAGGTGAGGGTCGGCATCATCGGCCCCCTCTCCGGCGAGGAGGACGAGGGGTTCAGGAATGTCACCGCACGGTTTGTCGAACACCTCGGCAACCGCCACGACGTCATCCCCCTCGACGTCGGCGGGATCTCCTCCCCCCTCTTCTGGAAGATGGTGCGGGACGTCTCCCCCGATGTCGTCCACTACATGACAGCACCGACATTCTCCAGTTTCCTGGCGCTGAAGGCGGCGAGGGCCCTCTCCAGAAACGACACGAAACTGGTGATGTCGGCCCTGCACCCGAATTGCCTCCCTGTGCTCAGGAACCCGGTCGTCCGCGCTCTCGTCCCCCGTTTCCCGCCCGACCTCATCATCACCCAGTCGCCGGAGGCATCCCGCCTCCTGAAAGAGACCGGGGCGCGGGTACGGCTTCTTCCGCACGGCGTCGATACCGTGAGGTTCAGGCCGGTTGCTGTGGGTGAGAAGGGGAGGCTGCGGGAGAAGTACGACCTCGACAGGGACGTCTTCGTCCTCCTCCATGTCGGCCACGTCAAACCCGACCGCGGCCTCGGACAACTTCTCCGGCTCCAGCAGACTATCCCGGACTGTCAGGTCGTCATCGTCGGGAGCCCCCGCTTCGCGCGGGACCGAAAATATGCAGCGTACCTCAGGGAGCACGGGTGCATCGTCATGGAGGGATATTACAGCCGGATCGAGGAACTCTACCAGCTTGCCGACTGCTACGTCTTTCCCCGGGGAAAGACGCTCTTTCTCCCCCTCACGGTCATGGAGGCGATGGCCTGCAACCTCCCGGTGGTTACCGCCCCCTTCGACGGGATCACGCCGTTCTTCCCTGAAGGGAAGGGCCTCTTCGTCGCCAGGTCGGGAGAAGAGTATTCAGGATATGTGCGCATGGCACTGGAGGAGAGAGGGACAGTCGCAACACGGGAGAAGGTGCTCCCCTGCTCCTGGGGCCGCGTGGCCGACGAGATCAGTGGCATGTACCGAACGCTCTGCGGAGGAAGACCATGAGACGAGGAAAGATCATCTGCTTTACCGGGATTGACGGGTCAGGGAAGACGACCCTTGCAAAGTATCTGACTGACGAACTGCACAGGCGTGGGGTCGACACCCGGTATGTCTATGGACGGTATCAGCCCGCCGCGCTCAGGCCCCTGATGTACCTGGGGAAACTCCTCTTTTTCCGGAACAAGGATATGTTCCAGGACTACTCCGATTATGCGGGGTCGAAGAAGGAGACGGCACAGGAGCACACCCTGCTCGCCCGCCTCTATCAGCGCCTCCTCTTCTGGGAGTACGCCCTCCAGTTGACCCTCAGGGTCTCCCTCCCGGTCGCCCTCTTCAACAGGACCCTTGTCTGCGACCGTTATATCATCGACACCATCGTCACCGACCTCGCCGTCGACTTCCACTACTCTGAGGAGGAGGTGGAGGAGGTGATCCGGAAGATGTACGGCCGTTTCCCGCGGCCAGACATCACCTTCCTGATCGATCTGCCCGAAGAGGTAGCAATGAAACGAAAGGACGACACGCCCTCTGTCCGGTACCTTGAGGAGAGGCGGCGGCTGTACCTCATGTCGGCGGCGACCGTCGGCGCCGTCGTCCTCGACGGGTCTCTGCCAGGCGAGACGATCAGGCAGAGCGTCCTCAGGTACACGGGGATGGCGTCATGACGCGGCTTGCCGTGATCGGGATCGACAGCATGGACTCCCTGCTTGTCGACGCCTTTATCGACGACCTGCCGAACCTCAGGCGACTGAAGGAGGCATCACCGCCGATCGCCATGCACTCGGTCTTTCCCCCGGACTCTGACACGGCATGGGCGACCATCTACACCGGCCTGAACCCGGCTGAGCACGGGGTGGTCCACTTCGTCGACCCCCTGGAGAAGACCTCGATCTACCAGACAGACTACCTCGACTCATCCCTGGTGCGGGGCAGGACCTTCTGGGACGCTGCAGGGGAGGCAGGAAAGAAGGTCTGTGTCGTCAACCCGCATATCGGGTACCCCGTCTGGGCGGTCAACGGCACGATGGTGAGCAGGAGCCCGAAGAATACCGGCGTCCAGGCTTATCCCGAGACCGCCGCCGTTATCGCCGGCGACGGCCTCCTGATGCCCGACAGGATCCCTGACTCGAAAGGGGAATACCAGGAGTACCTCGAACGCCTCGAATCCGTCGTCAGGAAGGAGGCCGCCGTCGCCGGAGACCTGATGCGCTCGACCCGGTGGGACCTCTTCTTCTTTTATTCCTCGGCCCTCGACTTTGTCCAGCACATCTTCTGGAATTACTGCGACCCGAAGGATCCCATGTATCCGGGCGACGACAACCCCTTCCGGGACACCATCAGGCACTTCTACCGCACCTACGACGAGGTCGTCGGGTCCCTCACCACCGACCTCCCGCCCGACACCGCCGTGATCGTCATGAGCGACCACGGCCACACGATGCGGCCGTCAGACCTCGTCAACATCAACGAGGTCCTGCGGCTGAAGGGCTATCTTGTCGCGAACAACGGGATCTCGGCGCCGATAAAAAATGCCGGGGAGAAGGCGAAAAGGGCGGCGGTGAACATCATCCAGAGGACGGCACTCCGCGGGACCGCTCTCAGGATCCTCAGGAAACACCCGGGGATCAAGGAGTACTACACGGTCCCCTCGTCCATCGACTTCGGTCGGACGGTGGCGCACTGCACCGACCTCTCCGGCATGAAGGCCTACAACTACGGGGGGATCCTCGTTGCGCGGGAGAAACTGGGGGAGAAGCGGTACGACGAGGTGAGGAGGGAGATCATCGACCTCCTCACCTCGTACACCCTGCCAGGCGGTGCACCGGCCTTCGAGTGGGTCCGTGAAAGGGAGGCACTCTACCAGGGGCGGCACCTGGACAAGTACCCGGACATCCTCTTCAAACTGAGGGAGGGGTACGGTGCTGGTTGGGCGATCCACGAGTCGGTCTTCTCGACGTCGAACACCCACAGTTTCTATCCGGGTTCCCACCGGGGGGACACCCCGGTCTTCTTCCTCCGGGCACCCGGCGCCAGCAATCAGCCCCTGACAGAGGCGGGTCTGGAGGACGTCAGCCCCACGATCCTGGAGATTCTCGGAATAGGGGGAGACGGCAGGGGTGGGAGCGGAAAGAGCCTTATCTAAAGATAGGCCGGAGATCTT
This window of the Methanofollis ethanolicus genome carries:
- a CDS encoding glycosyltransferase family 4 protein — translated: MRVGLFTTDFPYKKPFVDEVPEGGAYVRSGVGEVVYHLALELEKLGHEIGIFTTSADRDDHTEETGGITVFRYGKDLKLAETEISLKYLRGRDTPSLDVIHLHAGSPPATLAALGHLRKNRTPFVVTHHLDPDMGSGNLLRRALLYGYSGYYLRQSFAKSDRIIALSQEVVASSPHLRPFRDRISVIPNGIDIAELETPLAKKECRNRLGLPDEGTIVLFLGNLVPRKGPHVLLTSMQTVLREAPDTTLVLAGTITPFGEGLREEARALSLEKNVVFTGTVGEETKKMLYHAADIFALPSFGEAYPLTILEAAACGLPAVVSGLAVFRAQVRDGENGLFSRTGDPGDLGAKILRLIAAREERERMGRNARSAVQNLNWDRIAAAHQAVYEEVLR
- a CDS encoding glycosyltransferase family 4 protein, yielding MKILQIVPYCLPYHGGQERYVYNLSKYLVRHGHDVEIITSNYPYSQKCETSEGIRITRHRCLARPMRNPLTPAFMTLTRESRECDIVHTHNEHSTAAMAAAFLRNGRCAPLILTCHGQLIFGDNFRDTLEKVYSKTIGRGIFSRVDRIAVNSTDDRDYVLSINASVSDKIDILHNAIDPEFFDSVRGANGIFDLSGRTNLLYVGRLIRRKGLEWLIRAMAIIKQSGNGRDVRCILVGEGEDREYFERLIREQGVEGSVVLAGDVGLDELVYLYRHADLFVLPSLSEVCPTVVLEAMYFGMPVVTTDIPGVRDHFAGSALLVPPKDEASLARAILSVIDDKNLTARLARAGQDLVTGKYVWSRVSKAYESIYRSMGA
- a CDS encoding glycosyltransferase family 4 protein, which gives rise to MRVGIIGPLSGEEDEGFRNVTARFVEHLGNRHDVIPLDVGGISSPLFWKMVRDVSPDVVHYMTAPTFSSFLALKAARALSRNDTKLVMSALHPNCLPVLRNPVVRALVPRFPPDLIITQSPEASRLLKETGARVRLLPHGVDTVRFRPVAVGEKGRLREKYDLDRDVFVLLHVGHVKPDRGLGQLLRLQQTIPDCQVVIVGSPRFARDRKYAAYLREHGCIVMEGYYSRIEELYQLADCYVFPRGKTLFLPLTVMEAMACNLPVVTAPFDGITPFFPEGKGLFVARSGEEYSGYVRMALEERGTVATREKVLPCSWGRVADEISGMYRTLCGGRP
- a CDS encoding alkaline phosphatase family protein translates to MTRLAVIGIDSMDSLLVDAFIDDLPNLRRLKEASPPIAMHSVFPPDSDTAWATIYTGLNPAEHGVVHFVDPLEKTSIYQTDYLDSSLVRGRTFWDAAGEAGKKVCVVNPHIGYPVWAVNGTMVSRSPKNTGVQAYPETAAVIAGDGLLMPDRIPDSKGEYQEYLERLESVVRKEAAVAGDLMRSTRWDLFFFYSSALDFVQHIFWNYCDPKDPMYPGDDNPFRDTIRHFYRTYDEVVGSLTTDLPPDTAVIVMSDHGHTMRPSDLVNINEVLRLKGYLVANNGISAPIKNAGEKAKRAAVNIIQRTALRGTALRILRKHPGIKEYYTVPSSIDFGRTVAHCTDLSGMKAYNYGGILVAREKLGEKRYDEVRREIIDLLTSYTLPGGAPAFEWVREREALYQGRHLDKYPDILFKLREGYGAGWAIHESVFSTSNTHSFYPGSHRGDTPVFFLRAPGASNQPLTEAGLEDVSPTILEILGIGGDGRGGSGKSLI
- a CDS encoding dTMP kinase, whose protein sequence is MRRGKIICFTGIDGSGKTTLAKYLTDELHRRGVDTRYVYGRYQPAALRPLMYLGKLLFFRNKDMFQDYSDYAGSKKETAQEHTLLARLYQRLLFWEYALQLTLRVSLPVALFNRTLVCDRYIIDTIVTDLAVDFHYSEEEVEEVIRKMYGRFPRPDITFLIDLPEEVAMKRKDDTPSVRYLEERRRLYLMSAATVGAVVLDGSLPGETIRQSVLRYTGMAS
- a CDS encoding pirin family protein yields the protein MTDRIGNAGTIGAGDVQWMTAGVGFVYPEMPKPVGGKMGGFQFRVNLPRSHRMMEPRYPEIRSEDHGGPRWGRSEVRVIAGWREGVDGPVREIVAEPDVFDVTMAPGAVFVHGVRLGHTVYAYVIGGSGRFGALDLREYQCALFGDGDEGTIGSPLSSLHFLFFSGRPIREPIAGSGSIVMNTNEELEEAFREYREGTFVRAR
- a CDS encoding ferredoxin; the encoded protein is MVRITIDREDCTGCALCWETCPDVFEESPDDTLSQIVGEYRAGGDPAEGEAPEELEDCVREAAEGCPVEVIHIS